In one window of Syngnathus typhle isolate RoL2023-S1 ecotype Sweden linkage group LG7, RoL_Styp_1.0, whole genome shotgun sequence DNA:
- the ptdss2 gene encoding phosphatidylserine synthase 2 — MKLEARRSCVATAHPPPPPLNNGTGEPGCPDQSSALKAKFTKQSSRESLQRNNAECEVYDDGTNTFFWRAHTVTVLFILTCALVYVTLLEETPQDTAFNTKRGIVASILVFLCFGVTQAKDGPFTRPHPAYWRFWLCVTVVYELFLIFILFQTVHDGRQFMKYIDPKLGVPLPERDYGGNCLFYDPGNTTDPFHNVWDKMDGFVPAHFLGWYIKTLMIRDWWMCMIISVMFEFLEYSLEHQLPNFSECWWDHWIMDVLLCNSLGIYCGMKTLAWLSMKPYQWQGLWHIPTYKGKIKRIAFQFTPYSWVKFEWKPASNLRRWLAVLGIIFMFLLAELNTFYLKFVLWMPPEHYLVLLRLVFFVNVGGVAMREIYDFMDDPKFYKKLGQQAWLVAAITVTEFLIVLKYDPNTIMLPIPFFIMECWLLGLLIILVWTLWRFFIRDITLRYKETRRRKQEEPAERERPLGNGATSGRSKLNGLSDAVRHRKS, encoded by the exons ATGAAGCTGGAGGCGAGGAGGAGCTGCGTGGCCACGGCgcacccgccgccgccgccgctcaacAATGGCACGGGGGAGCCCGGCTGCCCCGATCAGAGCTCGGCGCTTAAAGCCAAATTCACCAAGCAGAGCTCCAGGGAGAGCCTGCAACGGAACAACGCGGAGTGCGAAGTGTATGACGACGGGACCAACACGTTTTTCTG GCGGGCCCACACCGTCACCGTTCTCTTCATCCTGACCTGCGCTCTGGTGTACGTCACGCTGCTGGAGGAGACGCCGCAGGACACAGCGTTCAATACCAAGAG GGGGATTGTGGCCAGTATCCTCGTGTTCCTCTGTTTTGGGGTCACACAAGCAAAAGATGGACCCTTTACTCGTCCGCATCCAG CCTACTGGCGCTTCTGGCTCTGTGTGACTGTCGTCTATGAGctcttcctcatcttcatcctctTTCAG ACGGTGCACGACGGGCGACAGTTCATGAAGTACATCGACCCCAAACTGGGCGTGCCCCTTCCCGAACGAGATTACGGAGGGAATTGCCTCTTCTACGATCCGGGCAACACCACCGACCCGTTCCACAATGTTTGG GACAAGATGGACGGCTTTGTTCCGGCTCACTTCCTGGGGTGGTACATCAAG ACGCTGATGATTCGGGATTGGTGGATGTGCATGATCATTAGTGTCATGTTTGAGTTCCTGGAGTACAGCCTGGAGCACCAGCTGCCCAATTTCTCTGAATGCTGGTGGGACCAT tGGATCATGGACGTGCTCTTGTGTAACAGTCTTGGCATCTACTGTGGCATGAAGACGCTGGCCTGGCTATCCATGAAGCCTTACCAGTGGCAGGGCCTGTGGCATATTCCCACTTACAA GGGCAAGATCAAGCGCATCGCCTTCCAATTCACTCCGTACAGCTGGGTGAAGTTCGAGTGGAAGCCGGCGTCCAACCTTCGTCGCTGGCTCGCCGTGTTAGGCATCATATTCATG TTCCTGCTGGCCGAGCTGAACACCTTCTACCTGAAGTTTGTGTTGTGGATGCCTCCGGAACATTACCTGGTGCTGCTGCGACTGGTGTTTTTTGTGAACGTGGGCGGCGTGGCCATGAGGGAGATCTACGACTTCATGGACGACCC GAAGTTCTACAAGAAGCTGGGCCAGCAGGCGTGGCTGGTCGCGGCCATCACCGTCACCGAGTTCCTCATCGTGCTCAAGTACGACCCCAACACCATCATGCTGCCCATTCCCTTCTTCATCATGGAGTGCTGGTTGCTGGGCCTCCTCATCATCCTCGTCTGGACGCTGTGGCGCTTCTTCATTCG TGACATCACCCTCCGCTACAAGGAGACGCGGCGGCGCAAGCAGGAGGAGCCCGCTGAGCGAGAGCGCCCCCTGGGCAACGGCGCCACCTCGGGCCGCAGCAAACTCAACGGCCTCTCTGACGCCGTGCGCCACAGGAAGTCCTGA